A single Nostoc sp. PCC 7107 DNA region contains:
- a CDS encoding ATP-binding protein, with amino-acid sequence MQTHKPNPIDSNSESKKVPAENSSTEELPTIEFPSSGKLKASSWRIHQKIGYGYFVAIGIGFFGSLTGLVIANYYRGREIRQFNQAQEQRQLLTNYKNAVVGAQLHSSNLVAVLEDSKQLRTKKTEFLKNVSKAGDLEQKIDSFIERKPMQLAATSANLQALLEDYTINLKSYVDQIEDVLKEIERQPLQPQQIAVFREPLLKIMRGETAMQLDNLSEKLTNILQTAENQEQDRQIDVEQAKGVERLIVMVSMLVSVAIAAIIAWRTSRAIAEPVITVTQVAEQVARKSNFDLRAPVTTEDEIGLLAKSLNRLIERVSERTKQLEQAKELAEAASKAKSVFLANVSHELRTPLNAVIGLSQLLQDDATDLNLSGDFITDLETINSAGRHLLELINDILDLSKIEAGKMTLYPETFEIGNLINNLVLTIKPSIEKNGNILEIDYDEQLGTMYADQTRMRQVLLNLLSNAAKFTTNGKVTLTVKSEKPNSPSDSPLGMISFMVVDTGIGMTHQQQQQLFQPFTQGDNSTTKKYGGTGLGLAISKHFCQMMGGEIFVKSQPGVGSSFTVRLPLTVRE; translated from the coding sequence ATGCAAACTCACAAGCCTAACCCAATTGACAGTAATTCAGAAAGCAAAAAAGTGCCAGCCGAAAATTCATCAACCGAAGAACTCCCAACAATCGAATTTCCCTCCAGTGGGAAACTCAAAGCAAGTTCTTGGCGGATACATCAAAAAATTGGCTATGGCTACTTTGTAGCTATAGGTATTGGCTTTTTTGGCTCACTTACTGGTTTGGTGATTGCCAACTATTATCGAGGACGAGAAATTAGGCAGTTTAATCAAGCGCAAGAACAACGCCAACTACTAACTAACTATAAAAATGCAGTAGTGGGAGCGCAATTACATAGTTCTAATTTAGTTGCAGTATTAGAAGATTCTAAACAACTGCGAACTAAAAAAACGGAATTTTTAAAGAACGTGAGTAAAGCTGGAGATTTAGAGCAGAAAATTGACAGCTTTATTGAAAGAAAGCCTATGCAATTAGCCGCTACAAGTGCTAATTTACAGGCTTTATTAGAAGATTATACGATTAATTTAAAATCCTACGTTGACCAAATAGAAGATGTCTTAAAAGAAATCGAACGGCAGCCTTTACAACCACAGCAAATTGCTGTATTTCGAGAGCCGTTGTTAAAGATAATGCGTGGTGAAACCGCCATGCAGTTAGATAATCTTTCCGAAAAGTTAACTAATATTCTGCAAACTGCCGAAAATCAAGAGCAAGACAGGCAAATAGACGTAGAGCAGGCGAAAGGAGTTGAGAGATTAATTGTGATGGTGAGTATGCTGGTATCAGTAGCGATCGCTGCTATTATCGCCTGGCGAACCAGTCGCGCGATCGCCGAACCAGTAATTACTGTCACCCAAGTCGCTGAACAAGTCGCCCGCAAATCTAATTTTGATTTACGCGCCCCTGTCACCACCGAAGATGAAATTGGCTTGTTAGCAAAATCCCTCAATCGGTTGATTGAGCGCGTGTCGGAACGCACCAAACAACTAGAACAGGCCAAAGAATTAGCCGAAGCCGCCAGCAAAGCTAAAAGTGTATTCTTAGCTAACGTCAGTCACGAATTACGTACACCCTTGAATGCTGTCATTGGACTTAGCCAACTCCTGCAAGATGATGCTACAGACTTAAACTTATCGGGAGACTTTATTACTGATTTAGAAACAATCAATTCCGCTGGTAGACACTTATTAGAATTGATTAACGACATCCTCGACTTGTCAAAAATTGAAGCGGGGAAAATGACTCTTTATCCAGAGACATTTGAAATTGGTAATCTGATTAATAATCTTGTCTTGACTATTAAGCCTTCCATTGAGAAAAATGGCAACATCTTGGAAATAGACTATGACGAACAGCTAGGAACAATGTATGCTGATCAGACAAGAATGCGACAAGTACTCTTAAACTTGCTGAGTAATGCTGCTAAATTTACGACTAATGGCAAAGTCACACTAACTGTTAAAAGTGAAAAACCTAATTCACCTTCAGACTCCCCCTTGGGCATGATTTCGTTTATGGTGGTTGATACAGGTATTGGTATGACTCATCAGCAACAGCAACAGTTATTTCAACCTTTCACCCAAGGGGATAATTCCACCACCAAGAAATATGGTGGTACTGGCTTAGGTTTAGCCATTAGCAAGCATTTTTGCCAGATGATGGGCGGCGAGATTTTTGTTAAAAGTCAGCCAGGAGTAGGCTCGTCTTTTACTGTACGCCTACCTTTGACTGTAAGGGAATGA
- the metK gene encoding methionine adenosyltransferase, whose product MSRRYLFTSESVTEGHPDKICDQISDTILDTLLTLDPSSRVAAEVVVNTGLVLITGEITTKANVNYVNLARKKIAEIGYVDADNGFSANSTSIIVALDEQSPDIAQGVNVAQETRQQDSDELFDTIGAGDQGIMFGFACNETPELMPLPISLAHRIARRLAAVRKTGELSYLRPDGKTQVTVVYEDGKPVGIDTILISTQHTATIGEITDEAAVQAKIKQDLWTAVVEPVFSDINIKPDQETRFLVNPTGKFVIGGPQGDSGLTGRKIIVDTYGGYSRHGGGAFSGKDPTKVDRSAAYAARYVAKNIVAAELAEKCEVQLSYAIGVARPVSILLETFGTGKVDDEILLELVKENFELRPAGIIHAFNLRKLPSERGGRFYQDVAAYGHLGRNDLDLPWEQTDKAELLKQAVDKLRSTAIA is encoded by the coding sequence TTGTCTCGACGTTATTTATTTACCTCCGAGTCAGTCACTGAAGGTCATCCAGATAAAATCTGCGATCAAATCTCAGATACAATCCTGGATACCTTATTGACACTAGATCCTAGTAGTCGTGTAGCAGCGGAAGTAGTAGTTAATACTGGTTTAGTGCTAATTACTGGTGAAATCACCACTAAAGCTAACGTCAATTATGTGAATCTGGCTCGCAAAAAAATTGCTGAAATTGGGTATGTTGACGCAGATAACGGCTTTTCTGCTAACAGTACCAGCATTATCGTTGCTTTAGATGAACAATCGCCAGATATTGCCCAAGGTGTAAACGTCGCTCAAGAAACTCGCCAACAGGATAGTGATGAACTATTCGATACAATCGGCGCAGGCGACCAAGGTATCATGTTTGGCTTTGCTTGCAACGAAACCCCTGAACTGATGCCTTTACCTATCAGTTTGGCACACCGTATTGCTCGCCGACTGGCAGCAGTTCGTAAAACAGGTGAGTTGTCATACCTGCGTCCCGACGGTAAAACCCAAGTAACTGTAGTCTACGAAGATGGTAAACCTGTAGGCATTGATACTATCCTAATTTCTACGCAGCACACAGCGACCATTGGGGAAATCACTGATGAGGCAGCAGTGCAAGCTAAAATTAAGCAAGACCTCTGGACGGCAGTAGTCGAACCTGTTTTTAGCGATATTAATATCAAGCCTGATCAAGAAACCCGCTTTTTAGTTAATCCCACTGGCAAATTCGTCATTGGTGGGCCGCAAGGTGACTCTGGTTTAACAGGTAGGAAAATCATTGTTGATACCTACGGCGGTTATTCCCGTCATGGTGGTGGTGCTTTTTCTGGCAAAGACCCCACAAAAGTAGATCGTTCTGCGGCTTATGCAGCTCGCTATGTAGCCAAAAACATTGTAGCTGCTGAGTTGGCAGAAAAATGTGAAGTTCAACTGAGTTATGCGATCGGTGTAGCCAGACCAGTTAGTATTCTCCTAGAAACCTTTGGGACTGGCAAAGTAGATGATGAAATTTTGTTGGAATTAGTCAAAGAAAACTTTGAACTACGTCCAGCAGGAATTATTCATGCTTTCAACTTACGTAAGTTACCAAGTGAACGAGGCGGACGTTTTTATCAGGACGTCGCGGCTTACGGGCATTTAGGACGGAATGACTTAGATTTGCCTTGGGAACAAACCGATAAGGCAGAATTGTTGAAGCAAGCCGTTGACAAGTTGCGTTCAACTGCGATCGCCTAG
- a CDS encoding D-alanine--D-alanine ligase family protein, whose product MTKLRVGLLFGGRSGEHEVSISSARAIAKALSAEQNANKYEILPFYIHKDGRWLAGDAPQKVLASGKPLLESENSSNSQTQTLERWQSPSQVAEVDVWFPILHGPNGEDGTIQGLLTLMQVPFVGSGVLGSALGMDKIAMKMAFEQAGLPQVKYKALTRAQVWSNPCVFPKLGDEIEATLGYPCFVKPANLGSSVGIAKVRSRSELETALDQAASYDRRIIVEAGVVAREVECAVLGNDQPQASVVGEITFDSDFYDYETKYTEGRADLLIPSPLPEDISRQIQDMALQAFAAVDAAGLARVDFFYVEATGEILINEINTLPGFTATSMYPQLWSHSGVAFPDLVDRLIQLALERHSVKSAEC is encoded by the coding sequence ATGACTAAGCTCAGGGTGGGATTGCTATTTGGCGGACGTTCTGGAGAACATGAAGTGTCAATTAGTTCGGCAAGAGCGATCGCTAAAGCTTTAAGTGCAGAACAAAATGCTAATAAATACGAAATCCTGCCTTTCTACATTCACAAAGATGGACGTTGGTTAGCTGGGGATGCACCGCAAAAAGTGTTAGCTTCTGGTAAACCTTTGCTGGAGTCCGAAAATTCCTCAAATTCCCAAACTCAAACCCTAGAACGTTGGCAATCTCCTTCCCAGGTTGCAGAAGTGGATGTATGGTTTCCCATTCTCCACGGCCCCAACGGGGAAGATGGTACAATTCAAGGTTTGCTGACGTTAATGCAAGTCCCCTTTGTGGGTTCTGGGGTGTTAGGTTCGGCACTAGGAATGGATAAAATTGCTATGAAAATGGCATTTGAGCAAGCCGGATTACCCCAAGTTAAATATAAAGCGTTAACAAGAGCGCAAGTTTGGTCAAATCCCTGCGTATTCCCTAAACTGGGCGATGAAATTGAGGCAACATTAGGCTATCCCTGTTTTGTCAAACCTGCTAACTTAGGTTCATCAGTAGGTATTGCCAAAGTGCGATCGCGCTCAGAATTAGAAACTGCACTAGACCAAGCCGCCAGCTACGACCGCCGTATCATTGTTGAAGCAGGAGTGGTCGCCAGAGAAGTAGAATGTGCCGTATTAGGTAATGATCAACCCCAAGCCTCAGTGGTTGGTGAAATTACCTTTGACAGCGATTTTTACGACTACGAAACTAAATATACCGAAGGTAGAGCCGATTTACTAATTCCCTCACCGCTTCCAGAGGATATCAGCCGTCAAATTCAAGATATGGCATTACAAGCCTTTGCCGCCGTTGATGCAGCAGGATTAGCCAGAGTAGATTTTTTCTATGTAGAAGCGACTGGAGAAATATTAATTAACGAAATTAATACCTTACCTGGCTTTACTGCTACTAGTATGTATCCTCAACTTTGGTCTCATAGCGGTGTTGCTTTTCCTGACTTGGTGGATAGATTAATACAATTGGCTTTAGAAAGACATTCTGTAAAAAGTGCTGAGTGCTGA
- a CDS encoding lysophospholipid acyltransferase family protein translates to MLKKQHPLEKKLGWSLDERDPKFIKSMMPLLGLLYRHYFRVQTSGWHHISPQQKVLFVGSHNGGLAAPDMAMMMYDWFQRFGVEQPIYGLMHPRVWEVAPPLAQLAAKMGAIIAHPKMAYSALYSGASVLVYPGGAEDVFRPHHLRNKIYFAGRQGFIKLALRENVPIVPVISAGAHDTLIVLADIYKILNQFHEWGMPWLLNIDPVVFPIYLGWPWGLAVGPLPNIPFPVSIHTQVCPPIVFERYGRKAASDRTYVDECYELVVSKMQYQLDQLVLLAEKP, encoded by the coding sequence ATGTTAAAAAAGCAACATCCCTTGGAAAAAAAACTCGGTTGGTCTTTGGATGAACGAGATCCAAAGTTCATTAAATCCATGATGCCTCTCTTGGGCTTGTTATATCGTCACTATTTTCGGGTGCAAACTAGCGGTTGGCATCATATCTCACCTCAGCAAAAAGTATTGTTTGTGGGTTCTCATAATGGCGGACTCGCAGCCCCCGATATGGCAATGATGATGTACGACTGGTTTCAACGTTTTGGTGTGGAACAACCCATATATGGTTTGATGCACCCCAGAGTTTGGGAAGTTGCACCACCTCTGGCACAACTGGCTGCCAAAATGGGAGCTATCATCGCTCATCCCAAAATGGCATACTCTGCTTTGTATTCTGGTGCAAGTGTCCTGGTTTACCCCGGTGGAGCAGAAGATGTGTTTCGACCCCATCATTTAAGAAATAAAATTTATTTTGCTGGCAGACAAGGATTTATTAAACTGGCACTGCGGGAAAACGTGCCGATTGTACCAGTAATTTCTGCGGGAGCGCATGACACCTTGATTGTCTTGGCGGATATCTACAAAATTCTCAACCAATTTCATGAATGGGGAATGCCTTGGCTATTAAATATTGATCCGGTGGTGTTTCCCATTTATTTAGGTTGGCCTTGGGGATTAGCCGTTGGCCCACTGCCCAATATTCCGTTCCCTGTATCTATTCATACACAGGTTTGCCCGCCGATTGTATTTGAACGCTATGGTAGGAAAGCCGCAAGCGATCGCACTTATGTAGATGAATGCTACGAATTGGTTGTGAGTAAAATGCAGTATCAATTGGATCAGCTAGTCTTACTCGCCGAAAAACCTTGA
- a CDS encoding RNA ligase family protein, whose amino-acid sequence MSEDFSLRSCDLDKLNSMTKYPSIPTYHSLGDKGALLEETVIFDSEVILTEKVDGTNSRIILLPDGNFVLGSREELLFAKGDLIGNPALGIVNSLKDVANSLPPSQDCITVVYLELYGGKITSASKQYTAEQRVGWRLFDIAVLTEIDTLFAKSTKQLSAWRNNGGQLFLDEEQLSKTAKDYGLELTPRLAKVPALPTSIKEAHELLLAILPETNVALDAGAKGRSEGIVARTISRSAIAKLRFEDYERHTKRRN is encoded by the coding sequence ATGAGTGAAGATTTTTCATTACGGAGTTGTGATCTAGATAAACTCAACTCTATGACTAAATATCCCAGCATTCCGACTTATCACTCACTTGGAGACAAAGGCGCATTGTTGGAAGAAACCGTCATTTTTGACAGTGAAGTAATTTTGACGGAAAAAGTCGATGGCACAAACTCGCGGATAATTTTGCTACCTGATGGGAACTTTGTTTTAGGCAGTCGAGAAGAGCTTTTATTTGCCAAAGGGGACTTGATTGGGAATCCTGCACTGGGAATAGTCAATTCACTCAAAGATGTTGCTAATTCTTTACCGCCATCTCAGGATTGTATCACTGTGGTTTATCTTGAATTGTACGGTGGTAAGATTACCTCTGCGAGTAAACAATATACTGCCGAACAAAGAGTTGGCTGGCGGCTATTTGATATTGCTGTTCTCACAGAGATTGATACCTTATTTGCCAAGTCTACCAAGCAACTGTCTGCGTGGCGAAACAATGGGGGTCAACTGTTTTTGGATGAAGAACAACTGAGTAAAACAGCCAAAGATTACGGACTTGAACTTACGCCGCGACTGGCAAAAGTGCCAGCTTTACCAACTAGCATCAAAGAAGCACACGAGTTGCTTCTGGCAATTTTACCGGAAACTAATGTAGCCTTAGATGCAGGTGCGAAGGGTCGATCCGAGGGTATTGTAGCAAGAACCATTTCGCGGAGTGCGATCGCTAAATTACGTTTTGAAGATTACGAACGCCATACTAAACGCCGCAATTAG
- a CDS encoding cupin domain-containing protein, translated as MTILETGAAYSKIRFDLPPKAKGSPLHYHTEMSETFTVLQGCLEMEFGHKGNRRTLYAGESLHVPAGVHHSFHNPSDDWVAFTSENKPAAGFEQFIRSMYGLAIDGKVNHEGMPTNLLYFALLLKKADIVLVGIPRVVQTLLVSLLVRLGDVMSVERSLVKYWNK; from the coding sequence ATGACTATTTTAGAAACGGGTGCAGCATATAGCAAAATTCGCTTTGATTTACCGCCAAAAGCTAAAGGTAGTCCGCTACACTACCACACCGAAATGAGCGAAACCTTTACTGTTCTCCAGGGTTGTCTAGAAATGGAGTTTGGACACAAGGGAAATCGGCGGACGCTGTATGCAGGAGAAAGTCTACACGTTCCCGCAGGTGTGCATCACAGTTTCCATAATCCTTCTGATGATTGGGTAGCCTTTACTAGTGAAAATAAACCTGCTGCTGGATTTGAGCAGTTTATCCGGTCAATGTATGGTTTAGCAATTGATGGCAAAGTGAATCACGAAGGAATGCCAACTAATTTGCTGTACTTTGCCTTGTTGCTGAAAAAAGCCGATATAGTTCTTGTCGGTATTCCGCGAGTGGTGCAAACCCTGTTAGTGAGTTTGTTGGTGCGCCTGGGTGATGTGATGAGCGTCGAGCGATCGCTTGTGAAATACTGGAATAAATGA
- a CDS encoding HNH endonuclease, with translation MSLSDVPVALRRLVEERSNHKSEYCLLPTKVAFFPHEIDHIIAEKHDGKTDAENLALTCWRCNRHKGTDLGSFDPQTGVFSFLFNPRTQQWSEHFSFSELTIVGLTDVGRTTVHLLQMNNEERIAERKRLP, from the coding sequence GTGAGCTTAAGTGATGTTCCAGTTGCGCTGCGTCGTTTAGTCGAAGAACGATCTAATCACAAGTCTGAGTATTGCTTGCTACCGACTAAAGTCGCGTTCTTCCCCCATGAAATCGACCATATTATTGCTGAAAAGCATGATGGTAAAACAGATGCAGAAAACTTAGCACTTACTTGCTGGCGTTGTAATCGTCACAAAGGTACTGATTTAGGCTCTTTTGATCCACAAACAGGTGTTTTCAGTTTTTTATTTAACCCTCGTACTCAACAGTGGTCTGAACACTTCAGTTTTTCAGAACTAACTATCGTGGGATTGACGGATGTAGGACGTACTACTGTTCATTTATTGCAAATGAATAACGAAGAAAGAATTGCAGAAAGAAAGAGATTACCATAA
- a CDS encoding DUF4926 domain-containing protein → MTNNSFQLFDVVALIVDLPEYSLCRGQVGTVVEVLADGAAFEVEFSDRDGRVYESVGLRPEKMMVLYFEPLSPDQIPEMASV, encoded by the coding sequence ATGACCAACAATTCATTTCAGTTATTTGATGTAGTTGCCCTAATAGTTGACCTTCCAGAGTACAGCCTATGCCGGGGACAAGTTGGTACTGTGGTCGAAGTGTTGGCGGATGGTGCAGCATTTGAAGTTGAATTTAGTGATCGTGATGGACGTGTTTACGAATCTGTTGGTTTACGTCCAGAAAAAATGATGGTGCTTTATTTTGAACCATTATCTCCTGATCAAATCCCTGAAATGGCTTCAGTTTAA
- a CDS encoding DUF6883 domain-containing protein: protein MSLEIHNYIWSGKRLVQIETQSHHIDGILDVIQNVRKSSNLDWEDIYSANYKCEEDSTTTFYEGESAEAGNPGVWTYVVYDCNEAEEEVIRNLSVDVLATLFKVKQKIEDRKTSKLNTIPNAENAVVDIRKLLDYCLNTEHSTGKHKARLFSSILGISADDAEELRQILLEVVKTYEVQLGRCDEFGQRYTLDFSLEWKGRIALIRSGWIIENESNIPKLTTCYPL, encoded by the coding sequence ATGTCTCTTGAGATACACAACTATATTTGGAGTGGAAAACGTCTAGTACAAATTGAAACTCAATCTCATCATATTGATGGCATACTTGATGTTATTCAAAATGTACGAAAGAGTTCAAATTTAGACTGGGAAGACATATATTCAGCCAATTATAAATGTGAAGAGGATAGTACAACTACCTTTTATGAAGGTGAGAGTGCAGAAGCTGGCAATCCAGGTGTATGGACTTATGTAGTCTATGACTGTAATGAGGCAGAAGAAGAGGTTATACGCAATCTCAGCGTTGATGTTCTAGCTACGCTATTCAAAGTAAAACAAAAAATCGAAGATAGAAAAACTAGCAAATTGAATACAATTCCAAATGCCGAAAATGCGGTAGTTGATATTCGCAAGCTTCTTGATTACTGCCTCAATACTGAACATAGTACAGGAAAACACAAAGCTAGACTATTTTCCTCGATTTTGGGTATAAGTGCTGATGATGCTGAAGAGTTGCGTCAAATTCTTCTAGAAGTTGTGAAAACTTATGAAGTCCAATTAGGACGATGTGATGAATTCGGACAGCGATATACTTTAGACTTTTCACTTGAATGGAAAGGTAGAATCGCATTAATTCGTAGTGGCTGGATTATTGAGAATGAGTCTAATATTCCCAAGCTAACAACCTGTTATCCTCTTTAA
- the miaB gene encoding tRNA (N6-isopentenyl adenosine(37)-C2)-methylthiotransferase MiaB, with translation MTISKRRYHITTFGCQMNKADSERMAGILEDMGFEFSEDPNHADVILYNTCTIRDNAEQKVYSYLGRQAKRKHEKADLTLVVAGCVAQQEGEALLRRVPELDLVMGPQHANRLKDLLESVFEGNQVVATEAVHIMEDITQPRRDSKVTAWVNVIYGCNERCTYCVVPNVRGVEQSRTPEAIRAEMVELGRQGYKEITLLGQNIDAYGRDLPGVTPEGRHLHTFTDLLYYVHDVPGVERLRFATSHPRYFTERLIKACAELPKVCEHFHIPFQSGDNELLKAMSRGYTHEKYRRIIDTIRKYMPDASISGDAIVGFPGETEAQFENTLKLVEDIGFDLLNTAAYSPRPGTPAALWENQLSEEVKSDRLQRLNHLVNIKAAARSQRYFGRIEEVLVEDQNSKDPTQVMGRTRGNRLTFFTGDINELKGQLVKVKITEVRAFSLTGEPIEVRQVISV, from the coding sequence ATGACCATTTCTAAACGCCGCTATCACATTACTACCTTCGGTTGTCAAATGAATAAAGCCGACTCAGAGCGCATGGCTGGCATTTTAGAAGACATGGGCTTTGAGTTTTCCGAAGATCCGAATCATGCAGATGTAATTCTCTACAACACCTGCACCATTCGAGATAACGCAGAGCAGAAAGTATATTCTTACCTCGGTAGACAAGCCAAGCGCAAACACGAAAAAGCAGATTTAACCTTAGTTGTGGCTGGTTGTGTTGCTCAACAAGAAGGTGAAGCATTATTGCGCCGTGTCCCCGAATTAGATTTAGTTATGGGGCCACAACACGCCAACCGTCTCAAAGATTTGCTGGAATCAGTATTTGAAGGCAATCAAGTTGTCGCTACTGAAGCAGTCCATATTATGGAAGATATCACCCAACCGCGACGAGATAGCAAAGTGACGGCGTGGGTGAATGTAATTTATGGCTGTAATGAACGCTGTACTTATTGCGTAGTTCCCAACGTGCGTGGTGTAGAACAGTCCCGCACACCCGAAGCCATTCGTGCAGAAATGGTAGAATTAGGCCGACAAGGTTATAAAGAAATAACTTTGCTCGGTCAAAATATTGACGCTTACGGTAGAGATTTACCCGGAGTAACACCAGAAGGACGACATCTGCACACCTTTACAGATTTGCTGTATTACGTCCATGATGTACCGGGAGTAGAACGCTTACGATTTGCTACCAGTCACCCCCGTTATTTCACAGAAAGATTAATTAAAGCTTGTGCAGAATTGCCTAAAGTTTGCGAACACTTCCATATTCCCTTTCAATCTGGGGATAACGAACTTTTAAAAGCGATGTCACGAGGTTATACCCACGAAAAATATCGGCGAATTATCGATACGATTCGCAAGTATATGCCAGATGCTTCAATTAGTGGCGATGCCATTGTTGGTTTCCCCGGTGAGACAGAAGCACAGTTTGAAAATACCTTGAAACTAGTTGAAGATATTGGTTTTGACCTATTGAACACCGCGGCCTATTCACCCCGTCCAGGTACACCCGCCGCGTTATGGGAAAATCAACTGAGCGAAGAAGTCAAAAGCGATCGCCTACAAAGATTAAACCATTTAGTGAACATCAAAGCAGCCGCGCGATCGCAGCGTTATTTTGGTCGCATCGAAGAAGTATTAGTCGAAGACCAAAATTCCAAAGATCCAACCCAAGTCATGGGACGCACACGCGGCAATCGTCTGACATTTTTTACAGGCGATATTAATGAACTCAAAGGGCAATTGGTGAAAGTCAAAATCACCGAAGTTCGCGCTTTTAGTTTGACTGGTGAACCAATAGAAGTGCGGCAAGTGATATCAGTCTAA
- the bchI gene encoding magnesium chelatase ATPase subunit I, translated as MTPTAQSTASARRVVFPFTAIVGQEEMKLALLLNVIDPKIGGVMIMGDRGTGKTTTIRALADLLPEIPVVANDPFNSHPSDPDLMSDEVRQQLQQGADIPVDHRKVQMVDLPLGATEDRVCGTIDIEKALSEGVKAFEPGLLAKANRGILYVDEVNLLDDHLVDVLLDSAASGWNTVEREGISIRHPARFVLVGSGNPEEGELRPQLLDRFGMHAEIHTVKEPALRVQIVEQRSEFDQNPPVFLEQHKTEQESLQQKVVNAQTLLPEVKIDYDLRVKISEVCSELDVDGLRGDIVTNRAAKALAAYEGRTEVTLDDIRRVITLCLRHRLRKDPLESIDSGYKVEKVFARVFGVELPEEDLAKKNGTGQIKTGVR; from the coding sequence GTGACTCCAACTGCTCAATCCACGGCAAGTGCGCGTCGCGTGGTATTTCCATTTACGGCAATTGTAGGCCAGGAAGAAATGAAACTGGCGCTGCTTTTGAACGTGATTGACCCCAAAATCGGTGGTGTCATGATTATGGGCGATCGCGGCACCGGCAAGACAACAACTATCCGGGCGTTAGCGGATTTGTTGCCAGAAATCCCTGTAGTTGCTAATGACCCCTTCAATAGTCACCCCAGCGACCCTGATCTGATGAGCGATGAAGTCCGCCAACAACTACAACAAGGTGCGGATATTCCCGTAGACCACAGGAAAGTTCAGATGGTAGACCTGCCATTGGGAGCTACAGAAGACCGGGTATGTGGCACTATCGACATTGAGAAAGCTTTGTCTGAGGGTGTGAAAGCCTTTGAACCAGGACTACTGGCTAAAGCTAACCGAGGCATTCTTTACGTGGATGAAGTCAACTTGCTTGATGATCACCTTGTAGATGTGTTACTCGATTCCGCTGCTAGTGGCTGGAACACTGTAGAACGGGAAGGAATTTCTATCCGCCACCCAGCGCGGTTTGTCCTTGTTGGTTCGGGGAACCCGGAAGAAGGCGAATTGCGTCCCCAGTTACTCGACCGTTTTGGAATGCACGCCGAAATTCACACGGTGAAAGAACCAGCCTTGCGGGTGCAAATTGTCGAACAACGCTCGGAATTTGACCAAAATCCGCCAGTATTTCTGGAACAGCACAAAACAGAGCAAGAATCACTCCAGCAGAAAGTTGTCAATGCCCAAACTCTGTTACCAGAAGTCAAAATTGACTATGATCTGCGGGTGAAAATTTCGGAAGTTTGTTCTGAGTTAGATGTGGATGGTTTGCGGGGTGATATTGTGACCAACCGCGCCGCTAAAGCATTAGCCGCCTATGAAGGACGTACCGAAGTCACCCTTGATGATATCCGACGGGTAATTACTTTGTGCTTGCGTCACAGGTTGCGGAAAGACCCTCTTGAGTCCATTGATTCTGGCTATAAAGTGGAAAAAGTTTTTGCTCGTGTTTTTGGTGTAGAGTTGCCAGAAGAAGATTTAGCAAAGAAAAACGGCACAGGACAAATTAAAACGGGTGTGCGCTAA